TTCCTTTAAGAAcgcaaaatttattttagcTAGTTGGGGCAACTTTGGACTCCCTCGTTTTTAGCGCTTTACTGTAGATCGAGCTTGCTGATAGATTGGATGAGCAAataaatttcgttttttaacattataatatatttgaaattttttttttttttttcttctttttttacacttagAATAATTCTATCAATTATTACGCTTTTGTGTCACTTTTGTTAATGAAGAATGCGCagtttgttttaatttattaaatggtgcgtttatttttttcgtgaaaTGCTGTAAACGCTTTTTTGCAGTTCTGTGGCTTCATTTGTAAGGCAAAAGTTGCAACTCTTTGGCCCATTCTTCAGTCCTCTGGTCtttctttgtttttatatttcactGTTTTGTATATTCTGTTATGTTAAATGATTCGTATTTCGTTGTATTATTCGTTCGCGCTTTATTCTTTCCCCTTAaacctttccctttttaaccccctttttttctgcttaaTCGCCTGGGCCACTCGATAGAGTAACACTACAGTTGCACAAATAAACTTTTCTATTTTACGCATACAAAATGGATTagcaataaattattatgttgcgctttttttttcttcgttttgtaAACCTAGTTGGGACTGCATAAGTTCCTTCTTCGTAGAAGTCTCCAAAATTTAATTATCTCAATTttcagaaaaaggaaattttttttcactatttcGTTGAATCACTTTTTCAATAATTATAAGCTCATAAAGACTATTATGAGCCATTCATTTGATGGtagtaaaacaaaaaatggcacaagtCAGTAGCCCTAAAAGACGGCTTTGCTCCCCATTTCTAATTTGGCTGCTGCTGTTTGTTGTTTATGTCCTGCCACCAGTAAGAAGCGCATCAGCAtatacaagaaaaaaaaaattgaaaatgtctttttatttctttctccatttttttgaatgatTGTCCTATGATGAAAATtccaaaaatgaataaaaaaaaaaatgttgctgagtatacatgtacatacatcaCGTATAACTTTATGACCCCTTGTAGGATACCCCCTTtagcacaaaatgggggaaaagtTTCAATTCCCCAGAATGTCCATTAAAAAGCAGAAGAAATGGTTGTAGAAACCTTGCAGagttttcaaaaaaagtgaaaagctttttttttggcaacaTCCTTGGCGATGACGAACCTGTTAAGTACCCCCCTAAACCTGGAAAAAAGGACGCATTTAAAAGTGAGGCAAAGGCTAGTCCCAAACATGTTTGTTCTCCtccaaatatatatttgactTCAACCGGAAGTGCCATAtttacaaacaaaaaaaaagcctgCGTTGAATTTTATCGTTACATTGAAGATCAGAAAGAGAAATACAATGAATTAGTAAAAGCATTATCGGAGGCCTTTCAAGTTGCAGCAACAGAGGAAGGAATGAGTGATGAAGATCGAacgaaaatatttaacaGTTGTTATCCTTCCATTAAACAGGATGCAGTGGTAcatgaagggtactggaaaACACGTATTCTTTTATtgttaaagagaaaaataatatggcTCATTCAATTTGAAAGATTTTTACAAGAATGCAATGATTCATGGGATGAATTGATAgcaagaaatgaaaaaaaatggattgaAATTCTTACAGACAAGCtaagaaaatataacatggaaaaaaaaaaaggagatccAAGTACGGAGGAAAAtcaaaaggataaaaacagaaaaaagaataaactcAAAAAGTTAGcagataaaataaacattgatatatatatatatataatacataggATTCTAACAAATCATATGCGTGCAATATACAACCCACGTTGCTTGCAATAGgccaaagaggaagaggcaaaTAATTACGCTAATGAGGATGAACAAAAACCTTTTAGAGTTAAAAACGTTATTCGTATTACCTCCTATTGTAATTAGCGGAAATGTGGTAAGCGGATTATTGCTATTATTAACAAATGAACTGATTCATTAAAAGcgagtcatttttttttttaaaagtgtgGCTATTttataaggaaaaatgtGGAGACCATTTGGATAACATATATTGGATAGCTAAAAAACGttgtattcttttttttgttcttcgtaggattttttcgttttcttattttttttatttttattgattTTTCTGCGCAACACGTA
Above is a genomic segment from Plasmodium vivax chromosome 5, whole genome shotgun sequence containing:
- a CDS encoding RAD protein (Pv-fam-e) (encoded by transcript PVX_089852A), whose product is MGEKFQFPRMSIKKQKKCAIFTNKKKACVEFYRYIEDQKEKYNELVKALSEAFQVAATEEGMSDEDRTKIFNSCYPSIKQDAVVHEGYWKTRILLLLKRKIIWLIQFERFLQECNDSWDELIARNEKKWIEILTDKLRKYNMEKKKGDPSTEENQKDKNRKKNKLKKLADKINIDIYIYIIHRILTNHMRAIYNPRCLQ